A portion of the Rhizoctonia solani chromosome 6, complete sequence genome contains these proteins:
- a CDS encoding mitochondrial carrier protein — MSTKIDSPKPPIVQATMPKKRPYPFWLGGVAASIAASITHPLDLTKVRLQASGDKRIRGLFDGISGTLFRQMTYSLCRFWAYDESKKIVQWPGPNARLENGARWNDGGRNSRSQILMVRMQGDFAKPPEKRLNYKHCFDGLYKMIRDEGPSSLARGMAPNVFRSILMNASQLASYDFFKIQLLQTGKFEDNINLHFTASFMAGTVATTDVLKSRIMNASGPGSNARLPLR; from the exons ATGTCTACAAAGATCGACTCACCCAAGCCGCCTATCGTGCAGGCTACGATGCCCAAGAAGAGACCATATCCTTTTTGGTTGGGAG GAGTGGCGGCCAGTATCGCGGCCTCGATCACTCA TCCTCTAGATCTTACGAAAGTGCGATTACAAGCGTCGGGTGATAAGC GTATTCGAGGACTATTTGATGGGATATCGGGAACGCTGTTCCGCCAGATGACTTACTCCCTATGTCGATTTTGGGCATATGATGAGAGCAAGAAGATCGTTCAGTG GCCCGGGCCCAATGCCAGGCTGGAAAATGGCGCTCGCTGGAACGATGGCGGGCGGAATAGCAGGAGTC AGATCCTGATGGTCCGTATGCAAGGCGATTTTGCAAAACCCCCGGAGAAGAGGTTGAATTATAAACATTGTTTTGATGGATTGTATAAA ATGATTAGAGATGAAGGTCCATCGTCTCTTGCGCGAGGAATGGCACCAAATGTGTTCAGAAGTATCTTGATGAATGCGTCTCAGCTTGCTTC ATACGATTTTTTCAAGATCCAATTACTCCAGACAGGCAAATTTGAAGATAACATTAATTTGCATTTTACTGCGAGCTTTATGGCC GGCACTGTAGCGACTA CAGATGTACTCAAG AGCCGAATTATGAATGCGTCTGGCCCGGGATCAAACGCAAGACTACCTCTACGTTGA
- a CDS encoding glutathione S-transferase — translation MVTVKLYGMPYSTCTKRVWTTAKEIGVDVTIVPVDLAKGAHKDPAYIENYHPFGIIPVLEYGKGSPLLPAASDAKAYGLFEQAASIEYSSFDPSASGLAFERVFGPMRGLEPNKDLVKKYVDTLDAKLDGYERILAKQKYLAGDIFTLADLFHLPYGKMVYDLEPQLFSKREHLKKWWEDISARSSWQEAQKLQL, via the exons ATGGTCACTGTAAAGCTCTACGGC ATGCCCTACTCGACATGCACCAAGCGTGTATGGACGACGGCCAAGGAAATCGGCGTCGATGTCACGATCGTCCCCGTCGATCTCGCCAAGGGTGCACACAAGGACCCGGCATACATCGAGAACTACCACCCGTTCGGTATTATTCCCGTTCTCGAG TACGGAAAGGGCTCGCCTCTCCTACCTGCTGCGAGCGATGCCAAGGCATATGGTCTCTTCGAGCAAGCTGCCAGCATCGAGTACTCGAGCTTCGATCCTTCTGCTTCGGGTCTCGCGTTTGAACGCGTCTTCGGGCC TATGAGGGGATTGGAGCCCAACAAGGATTTGGTCAAGAAGTACGTCGACACTTTGGATGCTAAGCTCGATGGATACGAGCGTATCTTGGCCAAGCAAAAATACCTCGCTGGTGAT ATCTTCACTCTTGCCGATTTGTTCCATCTCCCTTACGGCAAGATGGTTTACGATCTCGAGCCTCAGCTGTTTTCCAAGAGGGAGCACCTCAAGAA GTGGTGGGAAGACATTTCTGCTCGTTCTTCTTGGCAGGAGGCTCAGAAACTCCAGCTCTAA
- a CDS encoding Isoleucine-tRNA ligase: MSIATFVYQCLSYPQRRKTIQNALRNALNTQARLSYRLPEGPEFQPFTLEFHRDWWHEGCEVKEWYNSLLQAGISTTFRCIRHWKKVDPPFNHEFLEIELEDNRSCILERMGNGFDFDALRWTGCSSCDIIQCFPSTQEATRFINRRNCRLLIQVIFPRSFDLTDVLKICYTMKQHPNAKQYTLQHFNCYFLCCTILSILVRHVASWQDRIAPSTWESIVAETLFDLSQSSPQMLLDAPVKPTPDPSAIYFKRTWRNHLPLCLHNPKKDMIPLKLVNQTFEASDYSHSINKYVAVGIYALLDEHTQRRGSKEFLLRLLRSRLSDIVYESLREEVSNCLWQDRLKPSVLNAIRPYVAGLITFIRNDVNNTADSIKMGDLIGGINSMKFPRDDLNFSSIQKEVQRGFFRAFIRICYHHINITRADYEMETFEGRHPRWKRIVAFILALFVALLTYPAVVLFPHYILKIFGTLRQDLVILEMCSSFEGAEYFEPNPCHNTDNQRPVNCVYSESKADGSRFPSGNFGTTISIFWAWNVQ, from the coding sequence ATGTCAATAGCTACGTTTGTGTACCAGTGTCTATCCTACCCGCAACGCAGAAAAACAATTCAGAATGCCCTCAGGAATGCCCTTAACACACAGGCTCGCTTATCTTATCGGTTGCCAGAAGGTCCTGAATTCCAACCTTTCACACTTGAGTTTCATCGCGACTGGTGGCATGAAGGATGTGAGGTGAAGGAATGGTACAATAGCCTACTACAAGCGGGAATATCCACCACCTTCCGTTGTATCCGTCATTGGAAGAAGGTTGATCCTCCATTCAACCATGAGTTCCTTGAGATTGAACTCGAAGACAACCGCTCATGTATCCTGGAACGTATGGGCAACGGCTTTGATTTTGATGCGTTGCGATGGACAGGATGTAGCTCTTGTGACATCATCCAATGCTTTCCCTCAACCCAAGAGGCCACCCGTTTCATAAATCGCAGAAATTGCAGATTACTTATTCAGGTTATTTTCCCGCGCTCGTTTGATTTGACTGATGTGCTTAAAATCTGTTACACCATGAAGCAACACCCAAATGCCAAACAATACACCTTACAACACTTCAATTGCTATTTCTTGTGTTGCACCATACTCTCCATTCTGGTTCGTCATGTTGCTTCATGGCAAGACCGAATAGCACCTTCTACATGGGAATCAATAGTTGCTGAAACTCTGTTTGACTTGTCACAATCAAGTCCCCAAATGCTGTTGGATGCACCTGTCAAGCCAACTCCGGATCCCTCCGCTATTTACTTCAAGAGGACATGGAGGAATCACCTGCCGCTATGCTTGCATAATCCTAAAAAAGATATGATACCACTGAAGCTAGTTAACCAGACCTTCGAAGCCTCGGATTATTCCCACAGCATCAATAAATACGTTGCAGTTGGGATATATGCGTTACTGGACGAGCACACCCAGCGCCGTGGGTCAAAGGAATTCTTACTAAGGTTACTAAGATCAAGACTGAGCGATATTGTGTATGAGAGCTTGCGCGAGGAGGTATCTAATTGTCTCTGGCAAGACCGCTTGAAGCCTTCTGTTTTAAATGCCATCAGGCCTTATGTGGCGGGTCTAATTACATTTATTCGAAATGACGTTAATAATACAGCCGATTCCATTAAAATGGGAGATTTAATTGGTGGCATAAACAGTATGAAGTTCCCCCGGGATGATCTTAACTTCTCCTCAATacagaaagaagtacaaagGGGGTTCTTTCGGGCGTTTATTAGAATATGCTATCATCACATCAACATCACTCGAGCAGATTACGAGATGGAAACTTTTGAAGGGCGGCACCCACGATGGAAGCGAATCGTTGCATTCATTCTTGCGCTATTTGTAGCCCTTCTCACTTATCCAGCGGTTGTGTTGTTTCCACATTATATTTTGAAGATCTTTGGTACATTGAGGCAAGATTTAGTCATACTAGAGATGTGTAGCTCATTTGAAGGTGCGGAGTACTTTGAACCTAATCCTTGTCACAATACTGACAACCAAAGGCCTGTGAATTGCGTGTATAGTGAATCCAAGGCTGATGGTTCGCGCTTTCCCTCTGGAAATTTTGGTACTACAATTTCAATATTTTGGGCTTGGAATGTTCAGTGA
- a CDS encoding RNA recognition motif protein, translating to MPNYQPIPTAAAASPTGPMHKATTLFVGSISPGISDGFLTSLFAACGPLRSFKRLQTPQGKPQAFGFAEFEEPDAVSRALQLLDGRLLPSLEGGQPKKLSVKADQKTQGFLKTYEEQRGQNPDDEVAKMTSETLIGSLIAALTDPSALPQEQTPEKSNEVIIPPHLQDLQEQDLPEEQRGLVLSEISLFRERSARRDKPPQVVARQPQRQESGGGTRTWGQPQQDKEKGESHGLASKPIGFVQATRDKEKEKQEPASKTPGEPEKTDEEREKERLEARRRDEDNSFRDRERRYEPRERQRIAAIERALQRERGLARAEEKDRQELKQRLAEWDDDASDEPFYVDRARWRQTRHRFLLSETQADDASRAMEERQAEHLRLESEAFLARQMDEMRALAEEQRKAGLLLDDGAPVRLAISAVEKKEKEEEEEKKAVVAKPALVFGQEEDEEIAGRRRRGNLVKLDFEAAERERVVERLHRARDSVPKAQDALWRAKVKWDALGESTVQKKIVPLARKKLEEYLGELDDDDMVVFIADHVRSRKGPVELVEALEPVLVEEATDLVVALWRQVVFESAAYGDGLESGDNFVDQSGDMVPT from the exons ATGCCCAACTATCAACCTATCCCAACTGCTGCAGCCGCATCCCCGACCGGACCGATGCACAAGGCAACTACGCTCTTCGTTGGGTCGATATCTCCTGGTATTTCGGATGGATTTTTAACCTCGTTGTTTGCT GCATGTGGACCACTGAGGAGCTTCAAGCGGTTGCAGACGCCACAAGGAAAGCCGCAAGCATTTGGGTTTGCCGAGTTTGAAGAGCCGGATGCGGTTTCGCGGGCTTTGCAATTGTTGGATGGGAGACTGTTACCTTCGCTCGAGGGTGGCCAACCAAAGAAGCTGTCG GTTAAAGCCGATCAAAAAACACAAGGATTTTTGAAAACGTATGAAGAACAAAGAGGACAGAACCCT GACGACGAAGTCGCGAAAATGACCTCGGAAACACTCATCGGTTCGTTGATTGCAGCTCTGACCGATCCATCTGCGCTCCCGCAAGAGCAAACCCCGGAAAAATCCAACGAGGTGATCATCCCTCCACATTTGCAAGATCTCCAAGAGCAAGACTTGCCGGAAGAACAGCGTGGGCTGGTCTTGAGTGAAATTTCGTTGTTTAGGGAACGGAGTGCACGGAGGGACAAGCCTCCTCAGGTCGTGGCTCGTCAGCCACAGCGACAAGAATCGGGTGGAGGGACGCGCACGTGGGGACAGCCGCAGCAGGACAAGGAAAAGGGGGAAAGCCATGGGTTGGCGTCCAAGCCTATTGGGTTCGTGCAAGCTACGAGagacaaggagaaggagaagcaGGAACCTGCGTCAAAGACCCCGGGCGAGCCGGAAAAGACAGACGAGGAGCGCGAGAAGGAACGACTGGAAGCTAGACGAAGGGACGAAGATAATTCTTTCCGCGAT CGAGAACGCCGGTACGAACCCCGCGAAAGACAACGCATCGCTGCTATTGAGCGTGCGCTGCAACGTGAGAGAGGGTTGGCACGTGCGGAAGAAAAGGACCGACAAGAGCTGAAGCAGCGTTTGGCAGAGTGGGATGACGATGCGAGCGACGAGCCGTTTTACGTTGATCG TGCTCGATGGAGACAAACTCGCCACCGCTTCCTGCTCTCTGAAACGCAAGCAGACGACGCGTCCCGCGCAATGGAAGAACGTCAAGCCGAACACCTGCGTCTCGAATCCGAAGCGTTCCTCGCGCGCCAAATGGACGAAATGCGCGCCTTGGCCGAGGAGCAACGCAAGGCGGGGTTATTGCTGGACGACGGTGCTCCCGTCCGACTGGCAATCTCGGCGGtggagaagaaggaaaaagaggaagaagaggagaaaAAGGCGGTGGTTGCCAAGCCTGCGCTCGTGTTTGGGCAagaagaggacgaggagaTTGCTGGGCGCCGGAGGAGGGGAAACCTGGTCAAGTTGGATTTCGAGGctgcggagcgggagcgggttgTCGAGCGGTTACATCGTGCGAGAGATTCCGTTCCCAAGGCGCAGGATGCGTTGTGGAGGGCCAAGGTCAAGTGGGATGCTTTGGGCGAG TCCACGgtccaaaagaagattgttCCCCTTGCACGCAAGAAACTCGAAGAATACCTTGGAGAGCTCGACGACGACGATATGGTTGTCTTTATCGCTGACCACGTGAGGAGCCGAAAGGGACCTGTGGAACTAGTCGAGGCGCTCGAACCC GTTCTAGTCGAAGAAGCCACCGACCTGGTTGTCGCTCTCTGGCGCCAAGTCGTGTTTGAATCCGCGGCGTACGGAGATGGCCTTGAGTCTGGAGACAACTTTGTGGACCAGAGTGGGGACATGGTCCCCACCTGA
- a CDS encoding Synaptobrevin codes for MTPVPQPHPHTQPPSASNPGLDSPPHDHDLSEMRLYSLNILHLSSGKATSLVCANDLSTFSFYQRGGVAEFMSFFAGTVAERTPAGQRQSIQEKSYVFHVYNRGGAENLVGVLISDEEYPVRPAFSLLAKALDDFSTAVPQTSYSNPGAISFPQAQTYVAKYQDPKQADSIMKVQQELDETKIVLHKTIEAVLERGEKLDDLVDRSNNLSMQSKAFYKTAKKQNSCCVIA; via the exons ATGACCCCTGTCCCACAGCCACATCCCCACACCCAACCGCCGAGCGCTTCCAACCCCGGCTTAGACTCTCCACCGCACGACCACGACCTAAGCGAGATGCGCCTGTACAGCCTTAACATCCTGCACCTCTCAAGCGGCAAAGCGACATCGCTCGTATGCGCCAACGATCTCTCGACATTCTCGTTCTACCAACGCGGTGGTGTGGCTGAGTTCATGTCCTTTTTCGCGGGAACCGTGGCCGAGCGAACGCCAGCTGGACAACGACAGAGTATTCAGGAAAAGTCATATGTGTTCCATGTGTACAACCGAGGAGGGGCCGAGAACTTGGTTG GTGTATTGATCTCGGACGAAGAGTATCCCGTTCGACCGGCGTTTTCGTTGTTGGCCAAGGCGCTGGATGACTTTTCGACTGCCGTTCCTCAGACCTCGTATTCGAATCCGGGTGCGATTTCGTTCCCCCAAGCACAGACGTATGTCGCCAAGTACCAGGACCCCAAGCAAGCCGATTCGATTATGAAGGTCCAGCAGGAACTGGACGAGACAAAGATTGTTCTG CACAAGACCATTGAAGCTGTACTTGAACGTGGCGAGAAACTCGACGATTTGGTCGATCGGTCTAATAATTTGAGTATGCAGAGCAAGGCGTTTTACAAGACAGCCAAGAAG CAAAATTCATGCTGCGTCATTGCTTGA
- a CDS encoding ZIP Zinc/iron transport family protein: MVDLSSLHTLAEETNSCGDVQRQDTYLGLRVASLFIILATSVFGAAFPVLASRLHFLNVHKLIFEIGTAKLDSLGVKEYNSHRSSHERSGESDIQDLRLSDQVAANSGKVIKNDSELGLKEKLALHNGISESALAQLLGVAILEFGVVFHSILIGMTLAVDEDFIVLFIVLIFHQMFEGLGLGTRLASLDLPLPYRSWVHTPSMTSSIVAGTFDSISAGILLYTGLVELLAHEFIFNPVMHRAPIGKLLYACVMMVLGAGIMALIGRWA; the protein is encoded by the exons ATGGTCGATTTGAGCTCCCTCCATACCCTGGCTGAAGAAACTAATTCATGCGGCGATGTTCAACGCCAAGACACGTACCTTGGACTCCGAGTCGCATCATTATTCATTATCCTAGCTACATCCGTCTTTGGCGCTGCCTTTCCAGTTCTGGCTTCCCGTCTACACTTTCTCAACGTTCACAAGCTGATCTTCGA AATAGGAACCGCCAAACTTGACTCCCTGGGAGTTAAAGAATATA ATAGCCATCGGAGCAGCCATGAAAGATCTGGTGAAAGCGATATCCAAGATCTACGACTATCGGACCAGGTGGCTGCCAactctggaaaggttatcaAGAATGACTCGGAACTTGGGCTCAAGGAAAAGCTTGCCTTGCACAACGGAATATCCGAATCAGCACTTGCCCAACTCCTCGGAGTTGCCATACTCGAG TTTGGAGTCGTATTCCATAGCATATTAATCGGCATGACCCTGGCAGTGGACGAAGATTTTATCGTCCTGTTCATCGTATTAATCTTCCATC AAATGTTTGAGGGCCTTGGTCTCGGTACCCGCCTTGCCTCACTTGACCTTCCTTTGCCATATCGGTCCTGGGTCCATACGCCG TCGATGACAAGTAGCATCGTTGCCGGGACCTTTGATTCTATTTCGGCTGGGATACTGTTATATACAGGGTTGGTCGAG TTGTTGGCTCACGAGTTTATATTTAACCCTGTTATGCACCGTGCTCCGATCGGCAAGCTCCTGTATGCATGCGTCATGATGGTGCTTGGAGCAGGTATCATGGCTCTCATTGGTCGATGGGCCTGA
- a CDS encoding cytochrome P450 family protein: MPYTQSPFDISQLQQLLDTALMTVKVRPLECSAGVLTTALAGYTLKRLLASSAYPNLDGPIQKSLIYGHLNDLVLPYNIGFHDALQDTYGSVSKVYGPFGVLVKEADSVFRHKQYFYESSAQGAAQDAESSIHGKTHEDLLLTTVTEMFYMIADDMKRAMVKDMGGAHSKELDMLRWCSSSALELMGTAGIGHSFGILHGVESEYSRVVKTTSLAQIAPFRSLFPFVYRMGPSWLLAKLAGWAPSTIVREMKHIVDVQDRQRSTQAQEILLQKKEALKDPSKSKDMHDIMSVLLKANLEAREEDRLPEDQLLGQINTLIFAGHETTSGALSRTLHLLACHTTVQDRLRAELQEVPDTLSFDELNALPYLDALCREVLRLYPPAPYTERIALKDWVVPLKYPVKGKDGNPINEIHVRKGTKIYLALKEANRSKETWGDDADEFKPERWLQELPPSVADAKGPGVYSSMMTFSGGPRACIGFKFSILELKIVLSTLIKHFKFTPGSMEIDWLSCITMAPYPAGTKDVFGSGVSPSLPLIVTAL; encoded by the exons ATGCCATATACACAATCACCCTTCGACATTTCTCAGCTCCAGCAGCTGCTCGATACTGCATTGATGACAGTTAAAGTTCGGCCGCTCGAATGCTCCGCTGGTGTATTGACTACCGCGTTGGCCGGGTACACACTCAAACGTCTTCTAGCATCTTCGGCATACCCGAACCTTGACGGACCAATTCAGAAGAGCCTCATCTACG GCCATCTAAATGATTTAGTTCTGCCGTACAACATTGGGTTTCACGACGCTCTTCAGGATACGTATGGTTCTGTGAGCAAGGTGTATGGCCCTTTCGGA GTTCTAGTCAAGGAGGCGGACAGCGTATTTCGCCATAAACAATATTTTTATGA GTCGTCGGCACAAGGCGCAGCGCAAG ATGCTGAATCCAGTATTCACGGTAAAACACATGAGGACTT ATTGCTCACAACAGTA ACGGAGATGTTTTATATGATTGCCGATGAT ATGAAACGGGCCATGGTCAAAGATATGGGTGGAGCACATAGCAAAGAGCTCGACATGCTTCGTTGGTGCAGTTCATCAGCTCTGGAGCTCATGGGGACCGCTG GCATTGGTCACAGTTTCGGCATCCTTCACGGAGTCGAGTCCGAATACAGCCGTGTTGTCAAAACTACTT CCCTCGCGCAAATTGCCCCCTTCAGGTCATTATTTCCATTTGTTTACCGCATGGGGCCATCGTGGCTCCTAGCAAAATTGGCCGGCTGGGCTCCTAGTACAATTGTACGAGAGATGAAACACATCGTTGATGTCCAGGATAGACAG CGATCGACGCAGGCTCAAGAGATTCTATTGCAAAAGAAGGAAGCACTGAAGGATCCTAGCAAGTCAAAGGACATGCATGATATAATGTCTGTACTGC TGAAAGCTAACTTGGAAGCGCGTGAGGAGGACAGGCTTCCAGAGGATCAGTTACTTGGACAGATCAA TACTCTCATTTTCGCAGGTCACGAAACCACGAG CGGCGCTCTTTCTCGCACTCTTCATCTCCTTGCTTGTCATACAACCGTCCAGGATCGCCTACGAGCTGAGCTGCAAGAAGTCCCAGATACCCTGTCGTTCGACGAACTTAACGCACTACCCTATCTTGACGCCCTTTGCAGAGAGGTACTGCGACTATATCCTCCTGCACCATACACAGAGAGGATAGCGTTGAAGGACTGGGTAGTTCCGCTCAAATACCCTGTCAAAGGGAAGGATGGGAACCCGATCAACGAGATCCACGTTCGTAAAGGAACAAAGATTTATTTAGCACTTAAGGAAGCAAACCGATCCAA AGAAACGTGGGGAGATGATGCGGACGAATTCAAGCCTGAGAGATGGCTGCAAGAACTACCCCCGTCTGTGGCTGATGCAAAAGGACCTGGAGTATACTCTTCGAT GATGACGTTCTCTGGAGGACCAAGGGCTTGCAT TGGTTTTAAGTTCTCGATTCTGGAGCTTA AGATTGTACTATCAACATTAATCAAGCATTTCAAGTTCACTCCAGGATCTATGGAGATCGACTGGCTGTCTTGTATTACTATGGCCCCTTACCCTGCGGGAACTAAGGATGTGTTTGGGAGCGGCGTCAGTCCTTCTCTGCCCCTCATTGTTACTGCTCTTTAG
- a CDS encoding aldo/keto reductase family protein has protein sequence MLSANTPKKMTYVRLGSSGLKVSRLILGMGSYGNKTWYESALEEEDGIKQIKAAYEAGIQTFDTANSYANGDSERILGKAIKQLNLPREEIVIMTKVYYPVAPTFTLPGQGANAAGYVNQYGLSRKHIFESIKHSLERLQLDYVDVLQCHHFDEDTPISETMQALHDVVKAGYARYIGMSNCYAYQFQAMQNYAITNKLTPFISVQNQYNLICREEEREMIPTLKMFGVGLTPYSPLGQGLLSRPFSEASSREKTFPQLNQIKEHNKGTIISLEQIAQARGVSMGQVALAWHLSKNGVTPIIGASSPRSLEDNLGAIDIKLTDEEIQALEEPYVAQPPQIEY, from the exons ATGTTGTCCGCCAACACACCAAAGAAAATGACTTATG TCCGTTTGGGAAGCTCGGGTCTAAAGGTTTCGCGACTTATCCTTGGAATGGGAAGCTATGGAAACAAGACATGGTATGAATCAGCActcgaggaggaagatgGAATTAAACAAATCAAGGCAGC ATATGAAGCTGGTATTCAGACCTTTGACACCGCAAACTCGTACGCGAATGGAGACTCGGAACGTATTCTCGGCAAAGCGATCAAGCAGTTGAATCTACCTCGAGAGGAGATCGTGATTATGACCAAG GTATACTACCCCGTAGCGCCAACCTTCACCCTTCCTGGGCAAGGGGCAAACGCGGCGGGCTACGTCAACCAGTATGGCCTCAGCCGAAAG CATATATTCGAATCCATCAAACACTCGCTCGAGCGTTTGCAACTTGATTATGTCGATGTTCTGCAATGCCATCACTTTGACGAAGACACTCCCATCTCTGAGACCATGCAAGCTCTCCACGACGTCGTCAAGGCAGGATACGCCCGCTATATTGGGATGTCAAACTGCTATGCCTACCAGTTTCAAGCTATGCAGAATTATGCGATCACCAACAAGCTCACGCCGTTCATATCGGTGCAGAACCAATACAATCTCATCTGCAGAGAAGAAGAGAGGGAAATGATACCGACCTTGAAG ATGTTCGGAGTTGGATTGACCCCATATTCTCCACTCGGGCAGGGCTTGTTGAGCCGGCCTTTTTCGGAGGCGTCATCTAGGGAGAAGACTTTCCC CCAATTGAATCAAATCAAGGAGCATAACAAGGGGACTATTATCAG CCTCGAACAAATCGCCCAAGCCCGAGGAGTTAGTATGGGACAAGTGGCACTCGCGTGGCACCTATCTAAAAACGGAGTGACTCCTATCATTGGCGCAAGCAGTCCAAGATCACTGGAGGACAATCTTG GTGCAATTGATATAAAGCTAACAGACGAGGAGATTCAAGCGCTCGAAGAGCCATATGTCGCGCAGCCCCCCCAAATCGAATATTAG
- a CDS encoding protein transport protein yif1, with product MSYYPQPSTSYSPPPLQHPIPTHPPTAPPEPPATPGSPSGYMRFTSNPTSPGQQYEQTGGYNNPQFAQSQWQSFGAVPAGVGAVPVPGTQPMHPGQPNTAPGFSFPSPWGVNDATAQMGVQLGRSAVAAGQDYMEKNFGQHYLPLSALKHQFNVSNQYVLKKLQLVLFPWRHKPWTRRVQRSDAQDVVGPPRYAPPREDLNSPDLYIPAMALVTYVLVVAVQTGLKKRFNPEVLGLTASKALAIVIVECAVVRLGCYFLNIQSTGQFIELMAFGGYKFVG from the exons ATGTCTTACTATCCGCAACCTAGTACATCTTACTCCCCACCTCCTCTCCAGCACCCGATTCCTACTCACCCGCCTACCGCACCGCCAGAGCCTCCTGCCACGCCTGGATCTCCCAGTGGTTATATGCGATTTACCTCTAACCCTACATCTCCAGGACAACAATACGAGCAAACCGGTGGTTACAATAATCCACAGTTCGCCCAATCGCAATGGCAGAGCTTTGGTGCTGTCCCGGCCGGTGTGGGGGCTGTGCCAGTTCCAGGGACCCAGCCGATGCACCCAGGCCAACCGAATACGGCCCCAGGTTTCTCATTCCCGTCTCCATGGGGTGTAAACGACGCAACAGCACAGATGGGAGTTCAGCTTGGACGAAGTGCCGTTGCTGCTGGACAGGACTATATGGAGAAAAAC TTCGGACAGCATTATTTGCCTCTATCGGCGCTCAAGCATCAGTTCAACGTATCAAACCAATATGTGCTCAAAAAACTGCAACTCGTTCTCTTCCCATGGAGGCATAAGCCATGGACAAGACGAGTACAGCGCTCAGATGCACAAGACGTTGTGGGGCCACCAAGATACGCCCCTCCACGCGAGGATCTAAATAGTCCCGATCTATATATCCCAG CCATGGCCTTGGTCACGTACGTCTTAGTCGTGGCCGTCCAAACGGGATTGAAGAAACGATTTAATCCCGAGGTCTTGGGCCTAACCGCCAGCAAGGCTCTCGCAATTGTGATTGTCGAGTGTGCAGTTGTGCGCCTCGGCTGTTATTTCTTGAATATTCAGAGCACAGGGCAATTTATCGAGTTGATGGCGTTCGGAGGGTACAAATTTGTGGGGTAA